DNA from Thermococcus sp. LS1:
GAACGGTCATTCTCTTCTCGATGTCAAGCAGGTAAGCGGCCAGAGCCCCCGTCCATACGCCAGTTCCGGGAAGGGGTATGGCGACAAAGATTGTTAACCCGAGGAATCCCCACTTCTCAACGTATGGGTGGGCTTTTCTCCTCACTCGCTCGATGTAGTACAGATAGAGCCTCGCGACCTTCTCCAGCGGCGTTTTCTCCAGCCAGAGCATAAGTCTGTCTATGTAGGGCAGGGTCATCGGCAGAACTAACGAGAGTAGCAGAACACCGAGGCCAGCCGCCAAGAGCGTCTCCCACAGAGGATAACCTTTACCTATGCTGTAAACGATAGCGTATCTTCCCTCGAATGTGGGAACCAAGGACAGGATGAAAACCTCAAGGATGTTATTCAATGTCAAACACCTCCAGTTTGAGCTTTTTGACTATTGCCCTGTAGTGGGAAAGCCACCAGTTTTCGGTGATCTCTACAACCATGCCCACCCAAGGGCCAAGTATGAAAGCGAAGAGAACATCGCTGAACCAGTGCACGTGAAGTAGCAGTCTTGAAAGGGCTATCCCAATTGCCCAACCCCACCAGAGCAGCCAGAACTTTTTCCAGCGCCTGCTCAGAAAATATGCGAGCACTGTGGCCCTGGCTGTGTGGCCCGAAGGAAACGCGAAGTAGTCAGCGTTCTTTAGTGATTCGATCAAATTCCAGTGAACTTGAGCCTCCCCCGGGCGCGGAATACCCATTAAGACTTTCAACAAGCCCACTATGAACATCGAGACGACAACACCAACGATTATCTCAAGGGTAAACTTACTCAACTTTTTTTGCTTCACAATGTCCCACAGGAAGAATATGAGGATATAAACGGCAACTGCAACAAAGCTCGCCGTATCCGTGAGCAGGCTTACAGAAGAACCTCCTTGGGAGAGAGTTGAGTCTATCCAGGTATTAATGCCATCGAAAAGCCTAA
Protein-coding regions in this window:
- a CDS encoding COG2426 family protein, producing the protein MNNILEVFILSLVPTFEGRYAIVYSIGKGYPLWETLLAAGLGVLLLSLVLPMTLPYIDRLMLWLEKTPLEKVARLYLYYIERVRRKAHPYVEKWGFLGLTIFVAIPLPGTGVWTGALAAYLLDIEKRMTVPALILGGLLSMAITLVPSLGIFGVS
- a CDS encoding phosphatase PAP2 family protein, with amino-acid sequence MSESTKYRATLAFTALIIFLLLAEWVRLFDGINTWIDSTLSQGGSSVSLLTDTASFVAVAVYILIFFLWDIVKQKKLSKFTLEIIVGVVVSMFIVGLLKVLMGIPRPGEAQVHWNLIESLKNADYFAFPSGHTARATVLAYFLSRRWKKFWLLWWGWAIGIALSRLLLHVHWFSDVLFAFILGPWVGMVVEITENWWLSHYRAIVKKLKLEVFDIE